Below is a window of Andrena cerasifolii isolate SP2316 chromosome 5, iyAndCera1_principal, whole genome shotgun sequence DNA.
GAAATTGCGATTCAGTTCACCAGGTATATGAGCGTCGGCGAGGATGCGAGTACGCGGGCAATACGGGGCGTTTAAATTGCCCTGGAAATTAGTTGTAATTAGAGGAGCGTTGGACAGCTGCGATAGACGaggataaattaattaattgtccgcgaatgaaaataataaagaagGTTAATGTTTAGAGTTTAATGGATGATCCAATTATTTTGCAACCATATGTATTCCATGTCTTCCTCCTTTCCCATATAATTTCGCTACGGTATTAGACAGTGGTGGTGgtaatttattgtttttttgaATGATGTATGTAATTTAGCGACGGGGAAAGATAACGTCGTGCACGGGAGATAGGTTGACGTAAAGTGCCCCTATGGTCATGCAACCCAGACGTGTCTCGTACATGCTAGTATTCCTAGTTGCATAAGTTCAGGGGCAGCATAGCTTTTCAGACAGCTCGCATATCCAACATTCCCTGAGCATATTCCCTACATTGCATTCCCTCATATTTTCCACATTATTCACATTCTTCGCATTACAATCAGTGCTCCCATATTCCAAGCATTCGTCAGATTTTCCACGTACCTCGCGCAGTTTTCACATCCCCCGCATTCGTTACACTTCTCAACCTAATCTGGCAACACCTCTGCGCATTTCCAGAGTGTTCCAACACTGCTAGCGTGCACCATTGCCATACTACTTTCACACAAGTACTATCTGGCTCATTTccatattatttctatagtatcctCGTGTCTTTCCCACGCCACAAGCTACTCTCACATCACTGCTACACAACTTCCAGATTATTTCCATACATACTCACGCAACACCTACAACTCGCCTGGCACGCCATATCTAAACAATAATAGAAGTAACTCCCACTCAATTTCGACACGATTCACACACCACACCTAATACTTCCACTTCATACTTCCACTTCGCACTGCCACTTCACACTTCACAGTTCACGTAACTCAACTCGACTGATCTCAACACAGGAACTGGTCGCCTTGGGATGGTACACAATATGGTAAGTAGTTATTTCGTTTCTCGCGAAAACGCAACAGAATTGCGAACGTCAAATTTTTCAGCACcgttgcaaataaaatttcgatgTTCGCTAAACAAAATCCCTGTTTGCAAGGGAAGCAGATTCTTCGGTTTGCAATTTTATCGAGGCTTGTGGGAAAGCAACAATGTTGCTAGCGGGGTTTTTTGTTCGCGAACGACCTAAACAATATTTCAGCGAACACCTTGTTGTAGAAAAATAGCGGCACCAGTTTCAGTGTGAAAAATAATAGAGAACATAATGCGACAGAGTAGCGTCGTCGATTAATGTAATATTTAGTTTGAAAGTAGCAAACGCCATCGTATCAACAGAGGGTGTTTACTCTCCCTTTTAAAAGTGAATTGAACCAAGAAGGTAGAAACTTCTCCATCGAAGAAATAAATCACCTTTCACACCCCACGAATCTCGACTAGAAGCTAAAGTAGAATAACACTGTAGCTTTCACGCGGTTGATTCGGTTGCAAATGCGATAAATTACTAACTGTCTGCCCTGAATTCCACCCGAAATGTCCAACGTCAAGGGTCGAATTAAACTTATATTAATCTCAGGTTTTATTCAAGGCACGCGAGGCAATCTTTCCCTTGGCACTCGTGCACGCAGCCTGGTAGAATGCATACTTACCCTCGCCTTGTAGCGGTTCAACCTTCTACCACTTCTGCTCCCCAGGAACGTACAGGGGAAACAAAAACTTTCTACGCTTTGTACATTAGATACCTTTAATATGAAATAAAGCTACCAGGTCTCATAAATTTCACGAGTCGAATATTTTAACCCCCTCCTTTCCCCGACCCTCGTCAACCGCTCGAGCTTCTCAGCCAGAACCCCGGCTCCCTTCACCCTCGACGTGTAATTATTCACGTTTAATTTCATGGGGTTCAAACGAAATTAGCGGTCGGGGCGCCTCGTGAAATATTGAACGAATCGCTGAGGACCAATTACGAGCCCCGTGTACGTTCCCCATTCTTCCAGCGTTTTCCCCGCGAAATCGGGGAAGTCGGGTGGCGCGATGTCACCGGAACGTTCAAAGCGAATTTATCAGCGGTCTGTTTACACGCGCTGCCAAACAGTCTCGCTTTTCCAGCGTGGTAAACACGCACGGGCACATGTAAAATTTAAAGGCTAGCGCTATCGCGCGCTGAATCTGTTAATTAGGCACCGACGTGTTTCTATTCCTCCCCGAATGCGCGATAAACAATCGTATTTAGAATCGGAACTCCGAGTCGACGAAGCATTTGCTTCGGTGCTAAAGACTGGGGTAGAAATGTTCTTaactattaaaaattgattaaggGCTGGAATCCAAACTTTCATATCTTCAATCTCAGGACTTTAATGAACTTTAATGAATTTCCCACCCTGGAGTATTTTAAAGAAGTTTAATTGCCGTTGTTCTTAAATTTAACGAGCCTCGGATTAAAGTTGTTACGTTTAAATGAACGAAATCAAGCTGTACCCTGCAAGTGGCAGTTATTTGCAAATTTGGTAAatataagaagaaaaataaagtggATCTATTCCTTATTTCGCCGTTTTGGATTTCCCAGCCTCATCCCTATTCCGTTGCACGAACGTTTGTGGTTAGGCCACGGAATTGGCGCGAGCGGAAACCGAGGGGTTATTTATTATTACTCCCGCCTGCTTGCACGACATTTAGGAATACTTAGCCCCGCTAATTGTAACTTCGAGATGTATAATTCCCGGTCTGAATGCGAAACGAGCCCCAGCGAGTGTAACCGCCCCATGAATAATGCTCACTGGCTACGAAAAACAGGCCAACgtttttctcctccttttctCAGCATTCCGCCGTTCTCCCCCAGCGAGAGCAGCCGAGACGCGGTGGAAACACGCTCGCGTGCCTCCTAATTTCCTCGCCGGACCATACTCGTCCGCTAATTAACGCGGACAGAGACTTACGCTCCACCCTGGCCGAGGAAACTGCCTATACTTTCGCGCGCGTGTCTGACTTTCAGTAGTTTAACTGCGAataagtagtacgagtcaacgAGAGGGTCCGACTTAAATGGATCCACGAATAAACGTGGGAGAAGTTGAATGGCTTTGGGGGATGTATAATTCCTCCACCCTTGCTTTACTTTCTCGAGCATCTCGAAGGGACTATGGCGCGATTGGTAAATACAGTATCGGTCAGAAGATAGTTTAAACTGCGaacgataaataaaaataaagtagtTCTATTAGGAAgaattatatcttaaaatttGTAATCCATAGATTGGGCGTTGCTGAAATAGTTTAGTAATACCAAGATAATACTTAAAGTCCAGAATTAAGTTAGTTATgcagatattaaaaaatatgatttttaaactttcttttaaccGATACTGTAGGTGGCGCCCCGATAATTTGGGTTTAtgtaaggtaaatggcccagtgcttaaacgaggcccaataattaaaaattcagaagaaattttgttaataataacagttttactaatttgcaGCGTTTAAATTGATCGAAGTATAATTGCAAAATGTATTAGCATTATATAGATACAGTACgctatgaatttcatttaattactgggccatatgaacagtttcatgttttaattaatCTAACACTTTTCCTTTAACAAGTGTACATTCTTGTTACTCTATCAGAAAGTAGATATTTTACGCTTTCGAATAATCATATTTGgttataattttatactgtttaaatataaaagaaattgcaattatctcaactgcTTCCTTAACTGTTCCACCACTGGGCCATTCACCTAATAGTTCGGAAAACAGTAACCTCGGGGAGTCGGCTTTggcggagttggttaggcggctggccAGTACGCAGAGGACTCGACGAtcttgggttcgaatcccatcgcccgaggttctCTTTTTCGTCTACATATTCTACTCTCTCTGGCGTGCAGGAGAGAACTGAGAAAGAGTTAAAAATGTGTCTACCTTGAACTCGTCGATGGCCTCCCTGAGATCCTCGTCCGAGTAGCCCTTCATCGCCTTGGTGGCCACGGGCCCCATGTAGTTGTTCACCACGGCGAACTCCATCAGCGAGAGGAAGACGAACACGCTGCACGAGGACATCCAGACGTCGATGGCCTTCACGTAGGAGACTGGTGGCAGTGATTGCTGGGACTGCGTGTTCTGCGTCGCTGCGGGCAAAACGGGCAATGACTGTCCGACGGATTTCCCGATCGTTCGCGAATCCTGATTCATTTGCCGGTGAAATATCGAATGTCTGGTAGCACGGGCTCGCAGGGCAGCCTGTGTGCTGTGCACCTTGCTCCACCTGCTCGACGCTCGCCCCGCGTCACAGCCGCAATGCTGTTTCGCGCGTCGTCTGGCGATTACGTTACTGGCTCCAGCCGACTGAATTACGGCGCCCTGCATTATAATTCCGTAGCCACTGTACCCCGAGACCTGGAGCAATTCCATTACGCCCTGGCATAATCTCGCGTCTATCGAACGCTCCGCGAAATTCTCCTCATTACCATCTCTCCCAGGCTTCCCCCTCGAGCCGAAAATAGACAAAACCTtcgacgaagcgttcgaacGCCGAGCTTTCCAGTCACGATTCAAGTTCCAAACACGCCTCGCTACTCCACCGTCGTCTTCCCTCCACTCCACTAATCCCTGCCACCCCCCAAAGCGCTGCATCTCCCCATTCAAGGatttcaaactttaaaaaattcttgtaGATGCTAGAACCTTCCTTACCCTTCCAGTTCCTTTCAATTCCAAAGCAACTAGGGACCCATTGAAATGCTAAGGCTCGAAACCTCGGTCTAACCACCTCTCGTTAACTCTGCATCGTGAGAAACGGCCCAACCACCCCCCTCTCGCCTTCCCGCTGTCTCAGCCGGCGTACTTTCGCGAGGAGCAGGGCGGAGGTGGCGGTGGACGGGTGGACGGTGGGCTTTGAAAGGGTGAGCTCGTGGAGGATGCAGTCGCAGGCGCGACGACCTTACCAAGGGTCAGCAGTGACGTCACGCCGAGGGTGACCCGCGCGGGGATTGCCTCGGGTTTGATCCAGAACGCGATCCAGGACATGACCACGATCAGGGCGGACGGTATGTAGGTGTGGAACAGGTGATAGCCCAGGCGGCGGCGGAGATTGAAGACGATCTGTATGCAGGTGAAGTTCCCCGTGGAGTACTCGATCGTGCAGTCGGTCGTGTAATTGTTCGAGATGTCCAGCTGCGGCAGCTCGATCTCCGGGTTCACCACCAGCGGGTCCGTCATGTTCCAGATGAACACCAGGTCCTGGGTGGTGTGCGACACTGCAAGCCGAGCAATTTCACGCGTCACCGACCGGCCAGTCCCAGCGCAACGTTAATCCCTTGACGAGTGCTTCCTTACTTTCTCTGCGTTTCTCCGCGTGGGCGGGATTTCGCGACGATTACGGGTCTGGAAGGGGCAGTCGACTTTCTGCAGTAGTTTTTGGGGGAAAGTTCTGGCGGAGTTGAGAAATAGGGTCGTCGACGGTTGATACTCCTGCAGAGATGTCTTTTCACCGAGTGACGTCAAGAGATTAAGGGGGATTCacgtgtaacagccccaaaagtagctgacatttgggaattttttttttaaaacaaattgttgatattggattaaactcatTTGGGATATAAGGCGGCATCTTTAAACtcgctgaaacttttttttatggtgATTCGTTTTACGAGGAATCTCgttgaaaaatttcttttagttagatagtttacgctgggaccgaacctaaaattttaattttagtttttacaataatataatttatctaaggaaataaaaattcctttttctttcaaaggttataaatttttccctttttcgtttttttttctttaaattagggCCAATCctagcgtaaactatctaactttaaggaaCTTTTCTGTTCTTGCTACACGTCGCGCCAGCATAAGTTACATCGTCGACGTTAAATCGTTAACAAGAtttcataataattaataaataataagaagaacagatataaaaaaataatttcttcaagtttaaagatgcttcCTTATATCCCAAGAAAGTTCAACCCAATATTAAACCatagtttttccaaaaaaaagtttaaaaacatcGTATAATCCTCCTTAACCGTGAAAGAGTTTTAGGGCACGGCGTTGAATTTGTAGCTGAATTTCAATGTAGATAACTTAGGACGAGGATTCTCATGGATCTACGCTGGTTACAAATGGATAAAAGTGCCAGTCGGACGCCCGAGCCTCGATGAAACCTGACTTCAATTAATCTGCGTGGGTTGGATTCTGGGGAGGAATTTATGGGGGCGGTGTAGTTGGCGTAGTTTGAAGGGTAGAAATCCGACGGGGAATTTTATATCGTAGGTGTTTAGTTGGGAAACGATGATATCGTGCAGGTTTAGGCAGATAGGTGGCGCTCCTTTAGTTGTGTTTAGAATATCTTCGCTTGGAGAGGAAAAGTCGTCGCGGGCTCTGGGTAGCATAGTGGTTAAAGCAATCGCGCTTTTTCTCCTACAGTTTCCCCTTGAGTAACACGAGTAATACGTACAGCTTTCGATCATCATTGAGCATATTTGCGTGTCGTGGGGGTAGGACTCGAACTTCATCGCGCAGGAGAGAACGAGGGTCAACCTGTAAAGACAGAGAATCCCATCTTTATTCCCCTCTTACGAGTGGCTTGCAAGCTGTCCCTTGGAGAGTACCATTAATGTCTCCGAGATTTAATAGCGCGCGTTAATTTCCTTACTTTGACATGTAAAGCAGGGTCTTGTCGTGGTAGAGCCAGAGGTAATGGTTCGGTATCGACATCTCGTGGAAGGTGACCTTCTTCGCGTTCTTGAAGAAGCAGTCAGGCCTCCAGATATTGTGCAGCCAGTCCACGTCCAATATTCTGTACTCTTCGGACATGTTCTCCGGGAGCCGGAGCCTAGAGTCCCGCCAGCTTTGCGCCAGAAATATGTCCGCGACGTACGTCTGTCCAACAAAACCCCGAGGAACGACCATCAGCCTTGCGATAGAGAACTCCGATGTTCCTTCGAGCCTCGCCGTCATCCGATTTTAATTaccgctaacaagggaagattccgaacccgaaaattcaaaaaattatgtaactttgtggatatgtagagaattttctcctgattacaacgcaattttttttttgctgccgaaaatcacactaagggggtgaaattaacccctgaagattcggctattttcgattttaatttttaactcgcaatctgtgagagatagaaaagaaatttcaagacaaaggttacttcttttaattagatctattaaatggtaaaagttttatcaattgtttatacaattagaaaaaaagttataaacaaaaatattaataatgttttctaaaattcgttgtttcgtttgtttaccatttaatagatctaattaaaagaagtaacctttgtcttgaaatttcttttctatctctcacagattgcgagttaaaaaataaaatcgaaaatagccgaatcttcaggggttaatttcacccccttagtgtgattttgggcagcaaaaaaataatgcgttgtaatcaggaggaaattccctacatatccaaaaaagtttcagaattttttcccTTGTGAGACGAAAAACCATGGCGGCAGAGTGACAACGCTTATCGATTTTAACCACAATTACCCAGACGCCGTCTTAATATTACCCCAGGCATTATTCGCTTTTAATTGCCCTCGGAATAAAAAGCCCCCGAGGCTCTAATGGCGGTTAAAAAGCGCGCTCCCAATTTGCGCTCGCATTAGCGCGATCGCAGGTGGCCGCGAGGTCTCCGAAAAGCTGCTTCCTCGCGCGAAATTGCCAGCTTcgagtgccacctctttcctcGACATTCGAGGGTTCATCGAGCGCATCGATGTCTCGCTCGCGGGTTTTAATCGAGGGTGGGCGTTAATGGGGGCGAATTACCATGGACTCCTCGTTTATTGAGTCGAGGCTCAGCACCGTCACGTGGAAGTAGACGATGGTAGGCTGCCCCAGGAACTTCGGCGCCCTGTGCTTGTCGTACTGCTTCGGGTTCAGGGGGAGGATGTCCCTGAGGGACAATGAGGCCTCCTTCCTGCCGTACTCCTCGAGGTCCGACTCCCTGAAAGAAAGCAGAAGCGAGGAGAAGCGAGCCTGACACTGGTGCCCCGTGAATTATTGTGCCGTGTCTCCGCGAGCCAATTTCCCTGCCATTAGAATACTGTAATTGAGAAATGCGACGGCCTGGGATGCCGCTGGCGTGTCCCCTTACTGCCGCTCTGTCAGGCTCGTTCGCCACCCTCTCCGACCCTCCGGCGTTTGTTCCTACTTGTAGCGAGCTCGTGTCTGTTATCTCGCGATAAAGTGTCGCGACTCAGAAATGATACCGATACTTCCCCTGCGGCTTTCTTCGTCCTTCCACGAACCGGATTATTCGCGCGGTGCAGATTATTCGTGGCGAATTATTCTTAATAGCAACTTCGTTAAGAGTTTAGCCCACCTtgaccaggtcaagaaataccgccgtaaataaattcccaatatctttgggaatttatttctaagtgataaaaacacttttttcgatcaaaatttttcaataaagatagagacatctttgactAATatgttaaactttttttttcatgttttcTCAAAAACAGTTATGGCGGTCGAGAATATACCATTCAGAGTGTACGTTATTTCTGATGCACAGGAttctggaaaaaaatttaacaatagaatattaaatggaGCTAAGTTGTCTGTCGGCCGATGTTAAATTTTTCTTGGCCTGGCCAAAGGTGGTCGCACCCTTTAAGAAGATATTTCCAGTTGAGGGATACAGTGGAGTGCGAGCTCTCGCGGGGCTCGAAGGCGACCTGGTCCCTCATTATCGTCCGCTTTCTCCATATCGCGCCCTTTCCCTTCTTA
It encodes the following:
- the Hiscl1 gene encoding histamine-gated chloride channel subunit 1 isoform X3 translates to MTRHSLVILCCYLYTLFDMAALHFPESDLEEYGRKEASLSLRDILPLNPKQYDKHRAPKFLGQPTIVYFHVTVLSLDSINEESMTYVADIFLAQSWRDSRLRLPENMSEEYRILDVDWLHNIWRPDCFFKNAKKVTFHEMSIPNHYLWLYHDKTLLYMSKLTLVLSCAMKFESYPHDTQICSMMIESLSHTTQDLVFIWNMTDPLVVNPEIELPQLDISNNYTTDCTIEYSTGNFTCIQIVFNLRRRLGYHLFHTYIPSALIVVMSWIAFWIKPEAIPARVTLGVTSLLTLATQNTQSQQSLPPVSYVKAIDVWMSSCSVFVFLSLMEFAVVNNYMGPVATKAMKGYSDEDLREAIDEFKTPMRNESERSRSPVRPLTVQYDTCCQGRATAIYIDKFSRFFFPFSFLILNVVYWSTFL
- the Hiscl1 gene encoding histamine-gated chloride channel subunit 1 isoform X2; protein product: MTRHSLVILCCYLYTLFDMAALHFPEEICEPVLSTEVEGWHIKVDSLSSSTFRLSARKRGYRFFPKIERESDLEEYGRKEASLSLRDILPLNPKQYDKHRAPKFLGQPTIVYFHVTVLSLDSINEESMTYVADIFLAQSWRDSRLRLPENMSEEYRILDVDWLHNIWRPDCFFKNAKKVTFHEMSIPNHYLWLYHDKTLLYMSKLTLVLSCAMKFESYPHDTQICSMMIESLSHTTQDLVFIWNMTDPLVVNPEIELPQLDISNNYTTDCTIEYSTGNFTCIQIVFNLRRRLGYHLFHTYIPSALIVVMSWIAFWIKPEAIPARVTLGVTSLLTLATQNTQSQQSLPPVSYVKAIDVWMSSCSVFVFLSLMEFAVVNNYMGPVATKAMKGYSDEDLREAIDEFKTPMRNESERSRSPVRPLTVQYDTCCQGRATAIYIDKFSRFFFPFSFLILNVVYWSTFL
- the Hiscl1 gene encoding histamine-gated chloride channel subunit 1 isoform X1; translated protein: MPRVDLKGERGRGAVRSCWKMATVGAAPASPATVSSFSEEICEPVLSTEVEGWHIKVDSLSSSTFRLSARKRGYRFFPKIERESDLEEYGRKEASLSLRDILPLNPKQYDKHRAPKFLGQPTIVYFHVTVLSLDSINEESMTYVADIFLAQSWRDSRLRLPENMSEEYRILDVDWLHNIWRPDCFFKNAKKVTFHEMSIPNHYLWLYHDKTLLYMSKLTLVLSCAMKFESYPHDTQICSMMIESLSHTTQDLVFIWNMTDPLVVNPEIELPQLDISNNYTTDCTIEYSTGNFTCIQIVFNLRRRLGYHLFHTYIPSALIVVMSWIAFWIKPEAIPARVTLGVTSLLTLATQNTQSQQSLPPVSYVKAIDVWMSSCSVFVFLSLMEFAVVNNYMGPVATKAMKGYSDEDLREAIDEFKTPMRNESERSRSPVRPLTVQYDTCCQGRATAIYIDKFSRFFFPFSFLILNVVYWSTFL